ACGGTCGGTCCTTGGCGACACATCGCGCCCATGGGTGTTCTGTCAAGGCGTCGTTCATTTACAAGATACAATGGCCCGCGACGTTGGTCCTGTCCAAATCCGTGACGCCGAATGTGTTGGCGCCGATACGGACCTGTGCACCGAACGGCCGGTACACCTGATCTCGACCGATCCTTTGGGGCTGATCCGACCCGGATCGGGTTCATCCGTCGTGGCCGAATACCTGAGGTGAGCGGAGCCGCGCGTGACCGCAGAGGCCTGCGCCGTGCCCGCGCTTGGCAGACGCAAGATGTATCACTCTGGTCGATCAATTGCGGCTGGCGCTATTTGGGCAATCGGGGACAACACGGTGTTCCGAGTATACAGGATGGAGATTGCAGCGCCGACATCCACCGTCTCTGTTCCACCCGTGGCCTTGCAGTGCGGCCTGTGGCGCGGTAGCCGCCCCTCATGATGTATCCTGACCTTTTGATCCTGCGCCATGGCGAGACCGAGTGGAACCGCGAAGGGCGCATGCAAGGCGAGGCAGACAGTCCGTTGACGGACACCGGGCGGGCGCAGGCGGCGGCGCAAGGCCGGTTGCTGGCCGGGGTCGATCTGGCGGGCTGGCAGATGTGGACAAGCCCGTTGGGGCGGTGCCTGGAAACGGCGCGCATCGCGTTGGGCGATCAGGCCCGTTTTGCGCGACAGGACCGCAGGCTGATCGAGATCACGCTGGGCGATTGGACCGGAAGGACCCGCATGCAGATCGCGGCCCAGGTGCCGCATTTGTTTGACCAGGATCACGGGATGGCATGGTACGATCACGCGCCCGGCGGCGAAGGGTTGGCGGGGCTTCATGCCCGGACCGGCGCGTTTCTGGCGGCGCTTGATGCGCCTGCGGTGATTGTCACCCATGGCATCACATCCCGGATGTTGCGCTGTCACTATCTGGGGCTGGAGCCCGATGCCTTTGCCGAGTTGCCGGGAGGGCAGGGTGTCATCTATCACATGTCCGGCGGGGTGCAGGCCTGTCTTGCAGAAGGGGCTTGAGGCCCCCGATGCCTTGAGCTAATACCCGGCGCAGCGGGTCGTTAGCTCAGTTGGTAGAGCGCTTCGTTTACACCGAAGATGTCGGGAGTTCGAGCCTCTCACGACCCACCACCATGCACCGCTTTGCCTGTTTGATGCGTGGCGCGCTGTCGATGGCCCGACGTTCGCGCGCCGCCTGCGGCGCCACTCTGCGTCGGGAGTTCGAGCCTCTCACGACCCACCACCCGCCTTGGTCTTGTGATATTCCGTGCCAGCTAACACGTCATGGCGCTCTGTCACCCGGTGCAAATCCGATCTTGTGCAACCCTGGATCGAAAAAGCGGTTCCTTCGGTCCGTCATGTGCTACGC
The DNA window shown above is from uncultured Tateyamaria sp. and carries:
- a CDS encoding histidine phosphatase family protein produces the protein MMYPDLLILRHGETEWNREGRMQGEADSPLTDTGRAQAAAQGRLLAGVDLAGWQMWTSPLGRCLETARIALGDQARFARQDRRLIEITLGDWTGRTRMQIAAQVPHLFDQDHGMAWYDHAPGGEGLAGLHARTGAFLAALDAPAVIVTHGITSRMLRCHYLGLEPDAFAELPGGQGVIYHMSGGVQACLAEGA